GTGGTGAGGGAAACCCATCTCGCGAACTTATGGGTAGTTTTTTTGCCGAGTTCCTTAACAAGGTCTCACCCGTTCACCTTAGCATGCTCTGCCCACCCACCTGTGTCGGTTTGCGGTACGGAATCCGTTAAATAATATATTTCAAACTTTTCCGGGCAATCTGATTCTTGAAACGACAGATTACTCTGCCTCGGAATCCAATAACCCTTTCAAAAATTTTGACTGCGTCATTTGAGGTTTATTTAACGGATGGGCCGGAATATTAACCGGCTGTCCATCGGTTTCACCCTTCGGTTATGCCTTAGGACCGCCTAACCCTTAGCTGATTGTCATTGCCAAGGAAACCTTGGGTTTACGGTGTATCGCGTTCTCAGCGATATTGCGGTTACTTATGCCAACATTCTCACTCCCCAACGCTCCACCCGATGCCTTTCGGCCGGGCTTCAGTGCGATGGAGACGCTCCCCTACCACCACCACGCCTCGCTATGCTCGGCGGGCGGAATTTTCAATTTTCGAATTTTCAATTACCCGAGCGAGGCGAAGCCGAGCTCGGGGGGGTTCGCTGAACTTTGTTCATCTCACGCCCCTCGCTTCGCTTGGGCAGATGAGACGAAGTCTCAGCGACCTTCAATCAATGCTCAAATTTTCAAACTTAATTCATTGAAAATTAAGAAATTGAAAATTGATTGAAAATTGGTAATTGAAAATTTGTAAATTCCATGCCGAACGTAGTGAGGCATGGTGGTCCTTATCTTCGGTACTGAGCTTTAGTCCCGGAAATCTTCGGCGCAAAATTCCTTAATTAGTAAGCTATTACGCACTTTTTAAAGGATAGCTGCTTCTAAGCTAACCTCCTAACTATCTTTGGAATTTCACTTCCTTTTTTACACTTAGCTCAAATTTAGGGACCTTAGATAAAGATCTGGGCTGTTTCCCTTTTGACTATGGAGCTTAGCCCCCACAGTCTAACTGCCCTTCACCTTTTAATTGCGGCATTCGGAGTTTAGTTAAATTACCTAGGTAAAACCCACGATAATTCATCTAGTGCTCTACCTCCGCAAAAATGAAGGACGCTAGCCCTAAAGCTATTTCGGGGAGAACCAGCTATTACCAAGCTCGATTAGCTTTTCACTTCTTACCACAGCTCATCCCAGAGTATTGCACGGCTCACGGGTTCGGGCCTCCTCTCGACTTTCGTCGAGATTCACCCTGGCCATGGCAAGCTCGCCTGGCTTCGGGTCCCGAGCAGATAGCGCTGTGAAAAATCACAAATGCGCTTTTAACACTTGCTTTCGCTGTGCTTTCGGGGCAAAACCCCTTAAACAAGCTATCTACTCGGACTCGTTGGCTCGTTCTGCAAAAAGCACGCCGTCACCAGCCGCATCTCGCTTCGCTCGATGCGTCTGGAATTTCTAATTTCTAATTTCTAATGACTAATAAAATCCTAATGACAAATGGCTAAATGACTAAAAAAATAATTAGGCATTGGACATTTTGACATTAGACATTTATTAGAAATTAGTAATTAGTTATTAGACATTCCGCATCGAACAAAGTGAGATGCGGTGTATTGTTTTCTTTTCCTCCGCTTACTGAAATGTTTTACTTCAGCGGGTTCGCTCCCTCCTAAAAATTTAGGCGGGTTTCCGAAGTTTACACGGCAGGGTTTCCCCATTCGGAAATCCCCGGATCAAAGGTTGGTAGCCACCTCCCCGAGGCTTATCGCAAGCACCCTACGTCCTTCATCGCCTTAATCTCCCAAGGCATCCTCCATCTACTCATAATTTTATCTCTCGGCCAGTAATTAATAACTATGTTTTATTTTGTCTCAATAATTACCTACTTTTTACTAAATTTTCCTTATTAAGTTTTCAATGTTCTCTCCGTCCAATCAAAAATCGCTTCTGGGGAAGCGATTCTGCGATACCAAAAAAATTGCAGAAATTAACCGCTTCCTTTATTTAAAATGGTTTCCATTTTTCTCATAACCTAACTCAATTTTAACAAATTAAAACTTCTTGTCAAGCCCCTGCGCCAGACTTGTCGTAGTAATATGATAATTTCATATTTCACTAAAATGAAATACACGGGTGAAACCCGTGCATCTTTTATCTTTCCCGTTTACAGATACACGGGTGAAACCCGTGTATTTCTTTAAATTTTAAAGTTCGGGTATGAAATTTCTATTTTGCTCGTACTATGAAATTTCTAAATTGCTCATTGTTCATTGCTCATTGTTGGCTGTTCGTTTTCATCTTCTTTTCCCCTCAATAATTTCTTGAGCAATGTTCTGCGGCACTTCTTCATAATGGTCAAATTCCATTGTAAAAGTTCCCCTACCTTCTGTTAATGACCTTAAAGTTGTCGCATAACCGAACATTTCGGCTAACGGTATTTTAGCCGAAATTATTTTTAAATTCAATCTGTCTTTGGTTTCTTCAATTTTACCTCTTCTGGCCGCCAAGTCGCCGATTATATCGCCAAAAAAGTCAGCCGGCCCAATGACTTCCAGTCGCATTATCGGTTCTAATAAAATCGGTTTGGCTTTTTTGGTCGCGGCTTGAAGAGCAATTGAACCGGCAACCTTAAAAGCAATTTCAGAAGAGTCAACTTCATGAAAAGAACCGTCATATAAAATTACTGAAATATCAACCATCGGGTAACCGGCCAAGACCCCTTTTTCTGTTGCTTCTTTAACTCCTTTTTCTACTGCTGAAATAAATTCTTTGGGAATAATTCCACCTTTAATTTCATTGATAAACTCAAAACCCTCTCCCCTTTCTTTTGGTTTAATTTTCAGCCAAACATGACCGTATTGACCCCGACCGCCCGATTGTCTGATATATTTACCCTCAGAGAAACTCTCGGTTTTGATTGTCTCTTTATAGGCAACCTGAGGGCGACCGACACTACCCTCCACTTTAAATTCTCTCTTCATTCTTTCGGTGATAATTTCCAAGTGCAGTTCTCCCATTCCGGAAATAATTGTCTCGCCGGTTTCCAAATCGCTTTTAATTTTAAAAGTAGGGTCTTCCTCAGACAATCTTTTTAAAGCCGAGCCCATTTTTTCTTGGTCGGCTTTGGTTTTTGGTTCAATACGAATGGAAATTACCGGTTCTGGAAAAGTAATTTTTTCCAAAACAATGGGATAATTTTCATCAGATAAAGTATGACCGGTGCCGCTATTTTTAAGACCAACAGTCGCAGCAATATCACCGCTAAAAACTTCTTCTATCTCTTCTCTTTCTTGAGCATACATTCTGACAATTCGACCGATTCTTTCTTTTTCACGGCTGGTTGAATTTAAAAGATAAGAGCCCTTTTTAAAATAACCCGAATAAACCCGGAAATAAGTTAAACTTCCGACATAAGGATCGGCCGCTATTTTAAAAACCAGGGCTGAGAATGGTTCTTCGTCTTCCGGTTTTCTTTCAATCTCTTGACCGGTTTTTGGATCAATTCCTTTAATTGGGGGCAAATCAGAAGGAGCCGGCAGATAATAACAAATTCCATCAAGCAGGGATTGAATTCCTTTATTTTTAAGAGCTGCTCCGCAAAAAACCGGAATAAGTTTATAATTTAAAACCGCTTTTCTCAAGGTCTTTCTCAACTCCGGTAAAGAAATTTCCTGCTTAGCGAAATATTTTTCCAATAACATTGAATCTTCGGCTACAATTTTTTCAATAAGTTTTTCTCGCCATTCTTTTGCTTTGACCAATAGGTCTTGAGGAATTTCTCCCTGCCCCGTTAGATGTTCACTATCTAATGGGGTCTTTTTGACTATCTGACCAAAGTCGCCTTCAAACTTCAGGGCTTTCATTTCCAATAAATCAATTACTCCTTCAAAATTTTCTTCCTCACCGATTGGAATCTGAAGGGCTACTGCATTGGGAGATAGTTTTTGCCAAATTGATTCTAAACTTCTTTCAAAAGAAGCTCCCATTCTATCCATTTTATTAATAAAACAAATTCTGGGGACATTAAATTTATCGGCTTGGCGCCAAACCGTCTCTGATTGGGGCTCAACTCCGGCTACCCCATCAAAAACAACCACTGCCCCGTCTAAGACCCGCAAAGACCTTTGAACTTCAGCCGTAAAATCAATATGGCCGGGAGTATCAGCAGCCGTAATAGTAATTCCCCTTTCTCTTTCCTGCTCCATCCAATCCATAATTGCCCGGCCATCATGAACCTCGCCAATTTTATGAGAAATTCCCGTATAAAACAGAATCCGTTCGGAAACGGTTGTTTTGCCGGCATCAATATGAGCAATAATTCCAATATCTCTATATTTTTCAATGGGATATAAACGCGGCATAATCCTTAAATTTCTAATATCTAATTTCTAATTTCTAAACAATTTTCAATGACTTAATTTTCAATTAAAATCGCTAAAGTGAGGCAGTAAAGTTTTCATGGTAAATTTCGCAGGCGGCAAAGCATGGTTCCCGCAAAGCGGGATTTGCCGCCGAGAATTTAGATAGCTAAATCGCGCTGGCGATTTAGACTATCGGTACCTGAAAACTTTATTGCCGAACGAATCACCAAGCGAAGTGCGCAAAGGCGCGATTTGCTTCAGCCATGCGATGGGTATCTTCTTTTTTCTTTACTGCCGAGCCAATATTATTGGCGGCATTAATCAATTCTTCGGCTAACTTAATTTTTGTTGACTTGCCCTTTTTTGCCCGAACAACATTTAAAATCCAGCGCATGGCTAATGCCATTCCTCTTTCAATCGGAACCGGTTTTGGCACCTGATAAGTGGCGCCCCCTATTCTTTTTGACTTAACCTCCAAAAGCGGCTTAACATTTTTCAGGGCTAAATCAAAAACTTCCAAAGGTTCTTTTTGGGTTTTTGTTTTAATAATATCTTTTTTCCCCCGCCTCATTACCTGATTGATAAATTTGGCAATAACGACATTATCATAAAGAGAGTCGGGAGAAATAATTTTTTTTTCTTTTTTTTTGCGGCTCATTGAATTATTTTATTTTTTTAGTTCCGTACTTACTTCGTTCCTGCTTACGGCCTTCAACCCCTACTGTATCCAATGTTCCCCTGACAACGTGGTAGCGCACTCCTGGTAAATCCTTGACCCTTCCGCCCCGAATCAAAACTATTGAATGCTCTTGTAAATTATGACCTTCCCCGGGAATATAAGCGGTAACTTTCATATTATTAGTCAGTTGTACTCGGGCAACTTTTCTTAAAGCCGAATTTGGTTTTTTGGGGGTAACCGTAAAGACCCTTAAGCATACCCCTCTTTTAAATGATGAGGGATATTTAACCGGCCGGTTTTTCCGGGAGTTAAAACCAAAAACCAAAGCCGGCGTTTTTGTTCTTTTTTTGATTTTTTTTCTTCCTTTTTTAATTAGTTGATGAATTGTCGGCATATGAAGAAATTTATTTATTTAATTCATCTCCGCCCCTTCGCTCGGCTTCGCCTCGCTCGGGTAGTCGCTGAATAGTTGGCATATGGTATAAATTTATCAAATAAAAATCATAATGTCAAAAAAAGGCGC
This genomic stretch from Candidatus Nealsonbacteria bacterium harbors:
- the rpsL gene encoding 30S ribosomal protein S12, with translation MPTIHQLIKKGRKKIKKRTKTPALVFGFNSRKNRPVKYPSSFKRGVCLRVFTVTPKKPNSALRKVARVQLTNNMKVTAYIPGEGHNLQEHSIVLIRGGRVKDLPGVRYHVVRGTLDTVGVEGRKQERSKYGTKKIK
- the fusA gene encoding elongation factor G, which translates into the protein MPRLYPIEKYRDIGIIAHIDAGKTTVSERILFYTGISHKIGEVHDGRAIMDWMEQERERGITITAADTPGHIDFTAEVQRSLRVLDGAVVVFDGVAGVEPQSETVWRQADKFNVPRICFINKMDRMGASFERSLESIWQKLSPNAVALQIPIGEEENFEGVIDLLEMKALKFEGDFGQIVKKTPLDSEHLTGQGEIPQDLLVKAKEWREKLIEKIVAEDSMLLEKYFAKQEISLPELRKTLRKAVLNYKLIPVFCGAALKNKGIQSLLDGICYYLPAPSDLPPIKGIDPKTGQEIERKPEDEEPFSALVFKIAADPYVGSLTYFRVYSGYFKKGSYLLNSTSREKERIGRIVRMYAQEREEIEEVFSGDIAATVGLKNSGTGHTLSDENYPIVLEKITFPEPVISIRIEPKTKADQEKMGSALKRLSEEDPTFKIKSDLETGETIISGMGELHLEIITERMKREFKVEGSVGRPQVAYKETIKTESFSEGKYIRQSGGRGQYGHVWLKIKPKERGEGFEFINEIKGGIIPKEFISAVEKGVKEATEKGVLAGYPMVDISVILYDGSFHEVDSSEIAFKVAGSIALQAATKKAKPILLEPIMRLEVIGPADFFGDIIGDLAARRGKIEETKDRLNLKIISAKIPLAEMFGYATTLRSLTEGRGTFTMEFDHYEEVPQNIAQEIIEGKRR
- the rpsG gene encoding 30S ribosomal protein S7, with amino-acid sequence MSRKKKEKKIISPDSLYDNVVIAKFINQVMRRGKKDIIKTKTQKEPLEVFDLALKNVKPLLEVKSKRIGGATYQVPKPVPIERGMALAMRWILNVVRAKKGKSTKIKLAEELINAANNIGSAVKKKEDTHRMAEANRAFAHFAW